The following are encoded in a window of Pseudomonas sp. JQ170C genomic DNA:
- the rbbA gene encoding ribosome-associated ATPase/putative transporter RbbA, whose translation MNAAALEAQGISHRYGKLNALQDITFNLPAGTRCGLIGPDGAGKSSLLGLIAGVKKLQSGELSVLGGSIRKRRHRNSLYPRIAFMPQGLGGNLYPELSISENIRFFATLFGLSKAECEQRMHGLLLATDLARFADRPAGKLSGGMKQKLGLCCALIHEPDLLILDEPTTGVDPLSRRRFWELVEQVRQERPQLTLLVATAYMEEAEQFEHCLMLDRGRLIASGLSQTLASVTPSGKLDDAFTHYQGDSAHNAQPLQIPPRPEGDTTIAIEAHELTLRFGDFTAVNKVSFAIGRGEIFGFLGSNGCGKTTTMKVLTGLMPASEGSATLLGRPVDAKDLATRKRVGFMSQSFSLYGELSVRQNLELHARLFDLPKAESAPRITELIERFDLGEIADQQSGALPLGLRQRLSLAVAVLHRPEVLILDEPTSGVDPAARDDFWRLLIELSRDQGVTIFLSTHFMNEALRCDRISLMHAGKVLACDTPAALQQQFAGATLEDAFVTCLEQAQGASETPEATVPLETPSAAAPPALRQGFSIKRLFAVATREGKELLRDKVRLAFALAGALFMMVIFGYGISLDVENLAFAVYDQDQSPQSRAYLEAFRGSRYFEEQPPIRDSAQLHKRLQRSEIKLALEVPPGFGRDLHAGRQPVVAAWIDGGMPFRAETSRNYVEAVHQANLEQLAALSSKALPGQSPVRLETRFRYNQDVVSVNAIGPGVMALILAFIPAMLTALGIVREKELGSITNFYATPLTRLEFLLGKQAPYLVISLVNLALLVAMNRWLFGVPFKGSALTLALGGFLYLLATTSLGLLISAFTRTQIAAILGTMIITSLPTIQFSGLIVPRSSLDGSAALMGQLFPAGYFLDIAVGTFTKALSLRELWPQCLALLAFFLGFTGLSLAMLKKQEV comes from the coding sequence ATGAATGCCGCCGCGCTTGAGGCCCAGGGCATCAGCCACCGCTATGGCAAGTTGAATGCCCTGCAAGACATCACGTTCAACCTGCCCGCCGGCACCCGCTGTGGCCTGATCGGCCCGGACGGTGCAGGCAAGTCCAGCCTGCTCGGCCTGATCGCCGGAGTGAAAAAACTGCAGAGCGGCGAGCTCTCGGTACTGGGGGGCTCGATCCGCAAGCGGCGCCACCGCAACAGCCTGTACCCGCGCATCGCCTTCATGCCCCAGGGCCTGGGTGGCAACCTCTACCCTGAGCTTTCGATCAGCGAGAACATCCGCTTCTTTGCCACCCTGTTCGGGCTGAGCAAGGCCGAGTGCGAGCAACGTATGCACGGCCTATTGCTGGCGACCGACCTTGCGCGCTTTGCCGATCGCCCCGCGGGGAAATTATCGGGCGGCATGAAACAGAAGCTCGGCTTGTGCTGCGCGCTGATCCACGAGCCGGATCTGTTGATCCTCGATGAGCCGACCACCGGGGTAGACCCACTGTCACGCCGACGCTTCTGGGAGCTGGTCGAACAGGTCCGCCAGGAGCGGCCGCAATTGACCCTGCTGGTAGCCACCGCCTACATGGAAGAGGCCGAGCAGTTCGAGCACTGCCTGATGCTCGATCGTGGCAGGCTGATCGCCTCGGGCCTGAGCCAGACCCTGGCCAGCGTCACGCCCAGCGGCAAGCTGGATGACGCCTTCACCCACTATCAGGGCGACAGCGCCCATAACGCGCAACCGCTGCAAATCCCACCCCGTCCCGAAGGCGACACCACCATTGCCATCGAAGCGCACGAACTGACCTTGCGCTTTGGTGACTTCACTGCGGTGAACAAGGTCAGCTTTGCCATCGGCCGCGGAGAGATCTTCGGCTTTCTCGGTTCCAACGGTTGCGGCAAGACCACCACCATGAAAGTGCTCACCGGCCTGATGCCCGCCAGCGAAGGCAGCGCCACGTTGTTGGGCCGCCCGGTGGACGCCAAGGACCTGGCCACGCGTAAACGTGTCGGTTTCATGTCCCAGAGCTTCTCGCTGTATGGCGAACTCAGCGTGCGTCAGAACCTGGAGCTGCATGCGCGCCTGTTCGATTTGCCCAAGGCCGAAAGCGCTCCGCGCATCACCGAACTGATCGAACGCTTCGACCTGGGCGAGATCGCCGACCAGCAATCCGGCGCGCTGCCGTTGGGATTGCGCCAGCGCCTGTCGTTGGCAGTGGCAGTGCTGCACCGGCCTGAAGTGCTGATCCTCGACGAGCCGACCTCAGGCGTCGACCCGGCTGCCCGGGATGATTTCTGGCGTTTGCTGATCGAACTGTCGCGGGACCAGGGCGTGACCATCTTCCTGTCCACCCACTTCATGAACGAAGCCCTGCGCTGCGACCGCATTTCCCTGATGCACGCCGGCAAGGTGCTCGCCTGCGACACCCCCGCCGCCCTGCAACAGCAGTTTGCCGGCGCCACGCTGGAAGACGCCTTCGTCACTTGCCTTGAGCAAGCGCAGGGCGCAAGCGAAACGCCCGAAGCCACCGTCCCGCTCGAAACCCCGTCAGCCGCAGCCCCACCCGCGCTGCGCCAGGGCTTCAGCATCAAGCGCCTGTTCGCCGTGGCCACCCGTGAAGGCAAGGAGTTGCTGCGCGATAAGGTACGCCTGGCATTCGCCCTGGCAGGAGCGCTGTTCATGATGGTGATTTTCGGCTACGGCATTTCGCTGGACGTCGAAAACCTCGCTTTCGCCGTCTACGACCAGGATCAAAGCCCGCAAAGTCGTGCCTATCTGGAGGCGTTCCGCGGCTCGCGCTACTTTGAAGAGCAACCGCCCATTCGCGATTCGGCCCAGTTGCACAAGCGCCTGCAGCGCTCGGAGATCAAGCTGGCCCTGGAGGTTCCCCCCGGTTTCGGTCGCGACCTGCATGCAGGACGCCAGCCAGTGGTAGCTGCCTGGATCGATGGCGGCATGCCGTTTCGCGCCGAAACCAGCCGCAACTATGTCGAGGCCGTGCACCAGGCCAACCTTGAGCAACTTGCCGCCCTGAGCAGCAAAGCCTTGCCCGGGCAATCGCCGGTACGCCTGGAAACCCGCTTTCGCTACAACCAGGACGTGGTCAGCGTCAACGCCATCGGCCCGGGGGTCATGGCGCTGATTCTGGCCTTCATTCCCGCCATGCTCACGGCCCTGGGCATCGTGCGCGAAAAAGAGCTGGGCTCGATCACCAACTTTTACGCAACACCCCTGACTCGTCTGGAGTTCCTGCTCGGCAAGCAAGCGCCGTATCTGGTGATCAGCCTGGTCAACCTGGCATTGCTGGTGGCCATGAACCGCTGGTTGTTCGGCGTGCCGTTCAAAGGCAGTGCCCTGACCCTGGCCCTGGGCGGCTTCCTGTACCTGCTGGCGACCACCAGCCTGGGCTTGCTGATCTCGGCGTTCACCCGCACCCAGATCGCGGCGATTCTCGGCACCATGATCATCACCAGCCTGCCGACCATCCAGTTCTCCGGCCTGATCGTGCCGCGCTCGTCGCTCGACGGCTCGGCGGCGTTGATGGGCCAGCTGTTTCCGGCTGGCTACTTTCTCGATATCGCCGTAGGCACCTTCACCAAGGCCCTGAGCCTGCGTGAGTTGTGGCCGCAATGCCTGGCGCTGCTGGCGTTCTTCCTCGGCTTTACCGGCCTGAGCCTGGCCATGCTCAAGAAGCAGGAGGTCTGA
- a CDS encoding ABC transporter permease, which yields MHRLAHTLRLGLKELTSLRHDSVLLLFLLYAFSVAIYMPAAGSIIGVHNASVAVVDEDHSQLSRKLAEALQPPEFQPAATLAYDQLDNAMDSGLYTFVINVPVNFQTDLLAGRSPELQVNVDATAMSQAFMGAGYIGRIFERELLEYANQGSAASNTPALISPRALFNPNLEGGWFLAVIQIVNNITILAIVLTGTALLREREHGTLDHLLVLPLTALEIMLAKIGSNALVVVLCTWVSLEVVVKGALGVPLAGSLGLFLAVTALYLFASTSLGIFLATLARSTPQFGLLAIPVIIPMLLLSGGSTPLDSMPQWLQWVMQLSPSTHFVSLSAAILFRDAGLSVVWPDILALAAIGLTFFAIALGRFRRSLTS from the coding sequence ATGCATCGCTTGGCACACACCCTGCGCCTGGGCCTGAAGGAGCTGACCAGCCTGCGCCACGACAGCGTACTGCTGCTGTTTCTGCTCTATGCCTTCAGTGTGGCGATCTATATGCCAGCGGCTGGCTCAATCATCGGCGTACACAACGCCAGCGTCGCCGTCGTGGACGAAGATCACAGCCAGCTTTCACGCAAGCTGGCTGAGGCCCTCCAGCCGCCGGAGTTCCAACCGGCGGCAACTCTGGCCTACGACCAGCTCGACAACGCCATGGACAGCGGCCTGTACACCTTCGTGATCAACGTACCGGTGAATTTCCAGACTGACCTGCTGGCGGGGCGCTCCCCGGAATTGCAGGTCAATGTCGACGCCACGGCGATGAGCCAGGCGTTCATGGGCGCCGGGTACATCGGGCGGATCTTCGAGCGCGAGCTGCTCGAATATGCCAACCAGGGGTCAGCCGCCAGCAACACCCCGGCGCTGATCAGCCCGCGGGCGCTGTTCAACCCAAACCTGGAGGGCGGCTGGTTCCTTGCAGTGATCCAGATCGTCAACAACATCACCATCCTGGCGATTGTCCTGACCGGTACGGCGCTGCTGCGCGAACGCGAACACGGCACTCTCGATCACCTGCTGGTGCTGCCACTGACGGCGCTGGAAATCATGCTGGCGAAGATCGGCAGCAACGCCCTGGTGGTGGTGCTGTGTACCTGGGTGTCGTTGGAAGTGGTGGTAAAAGGCGCCCTGGGCGTACCCCTGGCGGGGTCCCTGGGGTTGTTCCTGGCGGTCACGGCGCTCTATCTGTTTGCCAGCACGTCGTTAGGAATCTTCCTCGCCACGCTGGCTCGCTCAACCCCGCAGTTCGGCCTGCTGGCCATCCCGGTGATCATCCCCATGCTGCTGCTGTCGGGCGGCAGCACGCCGCTGGACAGCATGCCGCAATGGCTGCAGTGGGTCATGCAGCTCTCGCCTTCGACCCATTTCGTCAGCCTCAGCGCCGCGATTCTGTTTCGTGACGCCGGGCTGAGCGTAGTCTGGCCCGACATACTGGCCCTGGCGGCCATCGGCCTGACGTTTTTCGCAATTGCCCTGGGGCGCTTCCGCCGCAGCCTGACGTCCTAG
- a CDS encoding HlyD family secretion protein: MTQHTPKLFAGALIALLLAAGGLGYWKSLHDRLPDGLSMGNGRLEATEVQIASKIPGRLAEVLADEGDTVRKGQLLARIDTRTLEAQRNQAEAEVLRAQENYSAAQANVQLRQSELLLASQELKRVREIFQRKYASQQLLDQQQARYDTANSAVVAARAQLAAIKAAIGAAEAQVAQLTSEIDDSSLRAPIDGVIQLRLAEPGEVLGAGGRVLMLIDPNDQYMNLYLPASTTGRLTVGDEARVVLDALPEKSLPAKIAFVAAKAQFTPKQVETRDERQKLVFRVKLRLTEPSAVPQAKPGMPGAGYVRTAEVDWPANLQ; this comes from the coding sequence ATGACCCAACATACCCCGAAACTCTTCGCTGGCGCCTTGATCGCCTTGCTCCTGGCCGCCGGTGGCCTGGGCTACTGGAAGTCGCTGCACGACCGCCTGCCCGACGGCCTGAGCATGGGCAACGGCCGACTCGAAGCCACCGAAGTGCAGATTGCCAGCAAGATTCCCGGGCGCCTTGCCGAAGTGCTGGCCGACGAAGGCGACACGGTCCGCAAGGGCCAGCTGCTGGCGCGTATCGACACCCGCACCCTTGAAGCCCAGCGCAACCAGGCCGAGGCAGAAGTGCTACGTGCCCAGGAAAACTACTCTGCCGCCCAGGCCAACGTGCAACTGCGCCAGAGCGAACTGTTGCTCGCCAGCCAGGAACTCAAGCGGGTTCGGGAAATCTTCCAGCGCAAGTACGCCAGCCAGCAGTTGCTCGATCAACAACAGGCTCGCTACGACACCGCCAACTCCGCGGTGGTCGCGGCGCGCGCCCAGCTGGCTGCAATCAAGGCTGCCATTGGCGCGGCCGAGGCCCAGGTTGCCCAGCTCACCAGCGAGATCGACGACAGCAGCCTGCGCGCCCCCATTGATGGCGTCATCCAGCTGCGCCTGGCCGAACCTGGCGAAGTGCTCGGTGCCGGTGGTCGCGTGCTGATGCTGATCGACCCGAACGATCAGTACATGAACCTTTACCTGCCCGCCTCCACCACTGGCCGCCTGACCGTGGGCGACGAGGCCCGCGTGGTGCTCGACGCCCTGCCGGAAAAATCCCTGCCGGCCAAAATAGCCTTTGTCGCCGCCAAGGCCCAGTTCACCCCCAAACAGGTGGAAACCCGCGACGAGCGGCAGAAGCTGGTCTTCCGGGTCAAGCTGCGCCTGACCGAGCCCAGCGCCGTGCCGCAGGCCAAACCCGGCATGCCCGGTGCGGGTTACGTGCGCACCGCTGAAGTGGACTGGCCGGCCAACCTGCAATGA
- a CDS encoding flagellar basal body-associated protein FliL: MKAWILMVLALMLPMAATAEEAKEGVPKVSYISLTPPFVGNYALDGSPKLRVYKADVALRVNSDAAAASVRHHEPLIRNQLVALFTQQNLESLSNVESKEKLRQEALKQVQQVLETEEGKPLVDDLLFNNLIVQ; this comes from the coding sequence GTGAAAGCGTGGATCTTGATGGTGCTGGCCCTGATGCTGCCGATGGCGGCCACGGCCGAAGAAGCCAAGGAAGGAGTGCCGAAGGTCTCCTACATTTCGCTGACCCCGCCCTTTGTCGGCAACTATGCCCTTGATGGCAGCCCGAAGCTGCGCGTGTACAAGGCTGATGTGGCCCTGCGGGTCAACAGTGATGCGGCTGCCGCGTCGGTGCGTCACCATGAGCCATTGATCCGCAACCAGCTGGTGGCGCTCTTCACCCAGCAGAACCTGGAAAGCCTGAGCAATGTCGAGTCCAAGGAAAAGCTGCGTCAGGAAGCCCTGAAGCAGGTCCAGCAGGTGCTCGAGACCGAAGAAGGCAAGCCGCTGGTGGATGACCTGCTGTTCAACAACCTGATCGTCCAGTAA
- a CDS encoding 5-formyltetrahydrofolate cyclo-ligase codes for MTDTAPLTRPQLRRLLRDARRALSPAQQRQAAQGLYRQLAQHPLFRRARHIALYLPNDCEIDPRLLLREAQRRGKRTYLPVLHAWPKSKMAFQRIEPGEKLRPNRFRIPEPHVSLARQRPVWALDLILLPLVGFDEVGGRLGMGGGFYDRSLAYQARRKAWKKPLLLGLAHECQKVEKLAQASWDVPLQGTVSDRGWYLAPS; via the coding sequence ATGACCGACACCGCGCCGCTCACCCGCCCTCAGCTTCGCCGCCTGCTACGTGATGCCCGCCGCGCCTTGAGTCCGGCCCAGCAACGTCAGGCCGCGCAAGGCTTGTATCGCCAACTGGCCCAACACCCCCTCTTCCGCCGTGCCAGGCACATTGCCCTCTACCTGCCCAACGACTGCGAGATCGACCCGCGCCTGCTGCTGCGTGAAGCACAACGCCGTGGCAAGCGCACGTATCTGCCGGTGCTGCACGCCTGGCCGAAGAGCAAAATGGCCTTCCAGCGCATCGAACCCGGCGAAAAGCTGCGACCGAACCGCTTTCGCATTCCGGAACCGCACGTCAGCCTGGCCCGGCAGCGTCCGGTCTGGGCGCTGGACCTGATCCTGCTGCCGCTGGTGGGATTTGATGAAGTGGGAGGACGACTGGGCATGGGCGGTGGCTTCTATGATCGAAGCCTGGCCTATCAGGCACGCCGCAAGGCTTGGAAAAAGCCGTTGCTGCTGGGCCTGGCCCATGAGTGTCAGAAGGTCGAAAAACTGGCCCAGGCCAGTTGGGATGTACCGTTGCAAGGCACGGTCTCGGACCGTGGCTGGTACCTGGCGCCTTCTTGA
- a CDS encoding CDP-6-deoxy-delta-3,4-glucoseen reductase, producing MQVTLQPSGAVLALNPGERILDAARRLGYDCPQSCRNGNCHVCAALLVEGRVRQEGQVRDHGELFTCIAEPLEDCVLLWDGVLALGELPVRTLACQLSECVEVGGDVWRVRLRAPAGKPPRYHAGQYLMIEREGGDKAAFSLASAPHRGRDLEMHVLARENSAQQLIEQLQRTRMARIEMPFGDTHLAELPEGPLVLIAAGTGMAQMHSLLEHCRAQGFKYPVHLYWGVRRPEDFYEIEHWAEWERLPNLFLHKVVSDLCGWEGRCGMLHEAVCEDLSDLAGVYVYASGSPNMIYATLDALVEAGMDAHQMRADVFAYAPRG from the coding sequence ATGCAGGTAACCTTGCAGCCGTCCGGGGCCGTGTTGGCACTTAATCCCGGGGAAAGGATTCTGGATGCGGCGCGCCGACTGGGCTACGACTGCCCGCAGAGCTGTCGCAATGGCAACTGCCATGTCTGTGCCGCGTTGCTGGTTGAAGGCCGGGTGCGTCAAGAGGGTCAGGTGCGCGATCACGGTGAACTGTTCACCTGTATTGCCGAGCCACTGGAGGACTGCGTCTTGTTGTGGGATGGCGTGCTCGCCCTGGGCGAGTTGCCGGTACGGACACTGGCCTGTCAGCTGAGTGAATGCGTCGAGGTCGGTGGCGACGTCTGGCGGGTACGCCTGCGCGCGCCTGCCGGCAAGCCGCCGCGCTACCACGCCGGGCAATACTTGATGATCGAACGCGAAGGCGGTGACAAGGCCGCCTTCTCGCTGGCCTCGGCGCCTCATCGTGGGCGCGACCTGGAAATGCACGTACTGGCCCGCGAGAACAGTGCTCAACAGCTGATCGAGCAATTGCAGCGTACGCGCATGGCGCGGATCGAGATGCCATTTGGCGATACCCACCTTGCCGAACTGCCCGAGGGGCCGCTGGTGTTGATCGCTGCCGGTACCGGTATGGCACAGATGCACAGTCTGCTTGAGCATTGCCGGGCCCAGGGCTTCAAGTACCCGGTCCACCTCTATTGGGGCGTTCGTCGCCCTGAAGACTTCTACGAGATCGAACACTGGGCCGAATGGGAGCGTTTGCCGAACCTGTTCCTGCACAAGGTCGTCAGTGACCTGTGTGGCTGGGAAGGGCGCTGCGGAATGCTGCATGAGGCGGTGTGTGAAGACTTGAGTGATCTGGCGGGCGTATATGTTTATGCCAGTGGGTCGCCGAATATGATCTATGCCACCCTCGATGCCCTGGTTGAAGCGGGAATGGACGCTCACCAGATGCGCGCCGATGTATTCGCTTATGCCCCTCGCGGTTGA
- a CDS encoding EVE domain-containing protein produces the protein MAYWLMKSEPDELSIKDLARLKEARWDGVRNYQARNFLRSMAVGDQFFFYHSSCPEPGIAGIARISAAAYPDPTALDPQSHYFDAKANDEKNPWSAVDVAHVETFSKVLGLGYLKQQTALAELPLVQKGSRLSVMPVTPEQWAAVLALR, from the coding sequence ATGGCCTATTGGCTGATGAAATCCGAGCCAGATGAACTGTCGATCAAGGATCTGGCACGCCTGAAAGAAGCGCGCTGGGACGGCGTTCGCAACTATCAGGCACGTAACTTCTTGCGCAGCATGGCAGTGGGTGACCAGTTTTTCTTCTACCACTCCAGTTGCCCCGAGCCTGGTATCGCCGGCATTGCCCGCATCAGCGCGGCAGCCTACCCGGACCCGACCGCACTGGATCCGCAGAGCCATTACTTCGACGCCAAGGCCAACGACGAAAAGAATCCCTGGAGCGCCGTCGACGTGGCCCACGTCGAAACCTTCAGCAAGGTACTGGGCCTGGGTTACCTGAAACAGCAAACCGCCCTGGCCGAACTCCCCCTGGTACAAAAAGGCAGTCGCCTGTCGGTGATGCCGGTCACCCCTGAACAATGGGCTGCAGTACTCGCCTTGCGTTAA
- a CDS encoding energy transducer TonB — protein sequence MKWFAILLLMATGAAQADVGLEFAKKVVPVYPAELRKATITGSVKVSFRVMADGSVTDVKVISSSEPAFATAALEAVRQWRFKPWTVSRENPAFLDVRNDLHFRLNDKKEWLEIYERAGLVLKTCKQFNEEVALYRKDDPTRSLEDMETTLLSVRMMSNFNVDGVTSYKASRATAESFQEALPGIMKKCETYPGVDFVDVWPAALRERLIQRL from the coding sequence ATGAAGTGGTTTGCGATTTTGCTATTGATGGCGACAGGGGCAGCGCAGGCGGATGTAGGGCTGGAGTTCGCGAAGAAAGTCGTACCGGTCTATCCGGCCGAGTTGCGCAAGGCGACCATCACCGGCTCCGTCAAAGTGTCTTTTCGGGTCATGGCCGACGGTTCGGTCACTGATGTGAAGGTAATAAGCAGTAGCGAACCAGCCTTTGCCACTGCCGCCCTTGAAGCCGTTCGACAATGGCGTTTCAAGCCGTGGACCGTCTCCAGGGAGAACCCTGCTTTTCTTGATGTGCGCAACGATCTGCATTTCCGTCTTAACGACAAGAAAGAGTGGTTGGAGATCTACGAGCGCGCAGGGTTGGTGCTCAAGACCTGCAAGCAGTTCAACGAGGAAGTGGCGCTCTACCGCAAGGATGATCCAACCCGATCGCTCGAGGATATGGAAACCACGCTGCTGTCGGTTCGCATGATGTCGAACTTCAATGTCGATGGCGTCACCAGCTACAAAGCGTCGCGAGCCACCGCGGAATCCTTCCAGGAGGCGCTGCCCGGCATCATGAAGAAGTGTGAGACCTACCCGGGTGTCGACTTCGTCGATGTCTGGCCGGCCGCCTTGCGTGAGCGCCTGATCCAGCGGCTTTAA
- a CDS encoding NADPH:quinone oxidoreductase family protein, with amino-acid sequence MKAVLCKTLGPAQNLVLEEVASPVPKKNEILLDVHAAGVNFPDTLIIEGKYQFQPPMPFSPGGEAAGVISAVGEKVGDLKVGDRVMALTGWGSFAEQVAVPAYNVLPIPPQMDFTQAAAFGMTYGTSMHALQQRGQLQAGETLLVLGASGGVGLAAVEIGKAMGARVIAAASSAEKLAVAKAAGADELINYSEHSLKDEIKRLTGGNGADVIYDPVGGDLFDQAVRGIAWNGRLLVVGFASGRIPELPANLALLKGAAVVGVFWGAFAQRQPADNAANFKQLFTWFAEGKLKPLVSQTFPLAEAGAAIDTLGQRRAVGKLVVTTR; translated from the coding sequence ATGAAAGCAGTGTTGTGCAAAACCCTCGGCCCGGCGCAGAACCTGGTCCTGGAAGAGGTTGCCAGTCCTGTCCCGAAGAAGAATGAAATCCTGTTGGATGTGCATGCGGCCGGGGTCAATTTTCCCGACACCCTGATCATCGAGGGCAAGTACCAGTTCCAGCCACCCATGCCTTTCTCGCCGGGTGGCGAGGCTGCCGGGGTGATCAGCGCCGTGGGCGAAAAGGTCGGCGATCTGAAGGTCGGCGACAGGGTCATGGCCCTCACTGGCTGGGGCAGCTTTGCCGAGCAGGTGGCAGTACCGGCCTACAACGTGCTGCCCATCCCGCCGCAGATGGACTTCACCCAGGCCGCCGCCTTCGGCATGACCTACGGCACCTCGATGCATGCCCTGCAGCAACGCGGCCAGCTCCAGGCCGGCGAAACCTTGCTGGTGCTGGGTGCCTCCGGGGGTGTGGGGCTTGCGGCGGTAGAGATCGGCAAGGCCATGGGCGCGCGGGTCATTGCAGCCGCCAGCAGCGCCGAGAAGCTTGCCGTGGCCAAGGCAGCGGGTGCCGATGAGTTGATCAACTACAGCGAGCACAGCCTCAAGGACGAGATCAAACGCCTGACCGGCGGCAACGGCGCTGATGTGATCTACGACCCGGTCGGCGGCGACCTGTTCGACCAGGCAGTGCGCGGCATTGCCTGGAACGGCCGCTTGCTGGTGGTGGGCTTTGCCAGCGGCCGCATCCCCGAACTGCCAGCGAACCTGGCATTGCTCAAGGGTGCGGCGGTGGTCGGGGTGTTCTGGGGTGCGTTTGCCCAGCGCCAGCCCGCTGACAACGCAGCGAACTTCAAGCAACTGTTTACCTGGTTCGCCGAGGGCAAACTCAAGCCGCTGGTATCGCAGACATTCCCGCTGGCCGAAGCCGGAGCGGCAATTGATACGCTGGGTCAGCGCCGGGCTGTCGGCAAGCTGGTTGTCACGACACGCTGA
- a CDS encoding gamma-glutamylcyclotransferase, translated as MSAIETASLNVAYPPLLDFGQQLSHEQLKLSVHHTMSRHQGGPVWLFAYGSLIWRPECNAAERRRARVHGYHRGLYLWSHEHRGTPECPGLVFGLDRGGSCSGFAYRLPDDCLEESLLALWQREMPYPAYRPHWLNCRLEDGSKVQALGFVLERHLPCYAGNLPDDLLSMILANAKGRYGSTRDYVEQTLNALRSHAMPDRNLEARFKRL; from the coding sequence ATGTCGGCGATCGAAACTGCATCTTTGAATGTGGCCTATCCTCCGTTGCTCGACTTCGGACAGCAACTGTCCCATGAGCAACTTAAACTTTCGGTTCATCACACCATGTCCCGTCACCAAGGTGGTCCGGTCTGGTTGTTTGCCTATGGGTCGCTGATCTGGCGCCCGGAATGCAATGCAGCCGAGCGCCGGCGTGCCAGGGTACATGGTTACCATCGTGGGCTTTACTTGTGGTCCCACGAGCACCGGGGCACTCCGGAGTGCCCGGGTCTGGTATTCGGCCTCGACCGTGGCGGCTCCTGTAGCGGTTTCGCCTACCGCCTGCCGGACGACTGCCTGGAAGAATCCCTGCTGGCCCTGTGGCAGCGCGAAATGCCGTATCCGGCGTACCGGCCGCACTGGCTCAACTGCCGTCTTGAAGACGGTAGCAAGGTCCAGGCCCTGGGTTTTGTGCTGGAGCGGCACCTGCCGTGCTACGCCGGTAACCTGCCGGACGACCTGCTCAGCATGATTCTCGCCAACGCCAAGGGGCGTTATGGCAGCACCCGCGACTATGTCGAGCAAACCCTCAATGCCTTGCGCAGCCATGCCATGCCTGACCGCAATCTGGAGGCCCGGTTCAAGCGATTGTGA